Genomic segment of Perognathus longimembris pacificus isolate PPM17 chromosome 11, ASM2315922v1, whole genome shotgun sequence:
TCGCCATTTCCTGCTACTTCCAGCAGCTCTAACCTCCGCCCTGCTGGGCTGTGTAGCTACgtgcagcctccccccccccccccatcacctggACTTATAGTCCTGGATCTACTTTCTCCTGACACAAGTTTAAAGCAAACAtcctctcccacccccctccctctccccctccccaaatacCCACAACGGTTGGTCATTCCCTGCTTCAATTCCCCCACATAATACTCTTAAGAGAAAGACGAAGGTGTACTGGTGTGTTTGTATGGTTAGGAGCTTAAGGTAATGGCAGAATTCCTTCTGAGGAGTGGAGGACTCAGTGACAAGCTCTCCTAAGACAATGAGGGACAGAAAAAGAGTTATAAacataagaaaaacattttaagtgcTAGTATTTTAAACACTATAATAGACATTTTTAAATCTTCTGAAATAAACCTAGGAGTTACTCAAAGGTGAGCCTGAGGGAAGATGTACCTTTTACTTCTTGTACTTGAGTCTCTTCCTAACATCCTGTATGCTTCTCAAACAGAAGGCAGGACGCTGTGGGTGGGAGGAATGGGTTTGAGCCTATTACTAATGTCCAACCTCATCCCCCGATTTTTTATATctcattcttccctcctttttcttttttaattggtcctgcctgggccttgaacaaagggcctgggcactgctgtccttgagctttttcactcaaggctagtgctgtaccactctgagccacaatgccacttctgttttttggtggttaattggagttaagtgtctcacagactttcctgccctggcggactttgaacctcaattctcagctctcagcctcctgagtagctagctaggattacaggccattgGAGCCCGGCTTCTTCTCTCCTTGTTGACACAGATTTGCCTTGTGACCTCCCTTATCAGTTCGGGGCCTGTAGCTCCCAGTTCGCTTTAGGAACTTACATTCTCCCATATCCCCTTAGCTAGACCCCTCCTCTAGTATTAGGGACACTATGTTTGTGAGACTTAGTGACTTCATTTTCTGCAAGAGTTACAGTGTGATTGTATTTGGCAGGTTCAAAGGGTTGATCTTAGGCTTGGTGTTCTGACCCTACTTTCTTACATTTACATCTTGCTTTGCTAACTGGGCCTGTGGAAAGGGGCAGAACAGTTCTGGGCCATTCCTCCTTGGTTAGTAGGCACCATGCATAGAGACTTGACCAACCTATCTTTTTGATCCAGCTCTTGCCTGGTAGCTCCCTGATATTCCTCCCAAGTTGGCCTTTATTTCACCAGTCTTGCCTTTCCTTTGGCCATTCTCTGCACCTACTGGGATTACTCCTttcacttcctggtttgcttagcTCCAGTCCACAGCTGTTTGGGCAGAGCATACTAATGGCTCAGGCTCCCTGGGGCCACCACCCCACagtatgtggtggtggtggtggcctgGGCAGGAGAATAGGGAATTGAGTGTTCAACCCTTTCAGGAAGGGAAATGCAGAGCTCTGGGATCCTCCCCATTTTCCACCCCCAGCTACCTCtgtttcctccctcatttctccccagcCTCTCTTAGCTTCCTGCTCCCTTCTGCCTGCCCTTGTCCGGTTTGGATTGATTCAAGGCTCTGCTTAtctgcttcctttccttcctgttcctccatccttccatttccccctccctttcctccacttcagatttctagtttttttgtatggggctggggaaagGGGCCTGGCTAGCTCTCCTGCTGCAGGAATTCTAGGTTGGGGTGGTCAGTGGGGGGCCCAGCCCCTCTGAGCCTGTGAGTCAGCACTGTCCTTGGGAttggtttctttcctttgttccccGCCCCTTGGGAGGAGCCAGGCAGCTCTGGGTCCAGCCCGTTCTCTTCTCAGACGGGAGTAGAGGCTgcaagctgggctgggctggggatgagGCCTAAAACTGACTGGGTCTGAACTGGGGGTGTGCGAGCTGCTTGTCTTGGCCCTCCCCAGGACCTCTGTGACCCTTGGGCAGCAGAGGTCAGGCCAAACTAAGGGCCTGGGGATGCCCCCTGCCTGGCCCCCTTGCCTACATTGGcaggggggccgggctgggctgcaGCCCCCTTTTCATCTCAGCCATGGATCTCCTTCCCCCCAAGCCCAAGTATAACCCACTTCGGAATGAGTCTCTGTCATCGCTGGAGGAGGGGGCCTCAGGGTCCACTCCCCTGGAGGAGCTGCCTTCCCCATCAGCCTCATCCCTGGGGCCCATCCTGCCTCCTCTGCCTGGGGATGAGAGTCCCACCACCCTGTGCTCCTTCTTCCCCCGGATGAGCAACTTGAAGCTGGCCAACCCTGCTGGGGGACGCCTGGGGCTTAAGGGGGAGCCAGGAAGGGCTGCCCAGGATGGGGAAGGGGCAGTCATGCTGGACTCAGgacccctgcccctcctccaggaCATGAACAAGCTGAGTGGAGGCGGCGGGCGCAGGACTCGGGTAGAAGGGGGCCAGCTGGGGGGCGAGGAGTGGACCCGACACGGGAGCTTTGTCAATAAGCCCACGCGGGGCTGGCTGCATCCCAACGAAAAAGTCATGGGACCTGGGGTTTCCTACTTGGTTCGGGTGAGTGAACATCTTCCCTTCCACTCCCTCCAAGATCCTCCCTCTAGTTCCTTTGCTCACTCTAGCTTTGCTAGGACCCTCTCTTCCTGCTCTCCCCCAACATCCCTACTTGTCATTGTCCTAGCTCATAAACTGGCCTTGCCCCTTCTCCAGTTCCTTACCCTCTCCATTCCAGCCTGGGATAATTTGTCTAGGCTCCTTCCTGCTTTAGGGACCCTCcctgctctcctcccccccccctgctctcctcccccccccttagCTCAATGCTTAGCACATCAAAGGATCTCAGTAAACATTGCAGAGAGTGGCTTTTCCATTCTCCCCTCCAGGCTCCTCCCCTTTTCCAGAGTTGTCACTTTGTCCCACCCAGTGCCTGTCGCTCCACTTCAGATTCTCTCACCAGCAGTGCATGAGGTCCTCCTAGctgtccatttcttttcatttcctgttgTCTTTCCCCTTGTGGGATTAGCCCTAGGCAGTGGGAAGAGTACTTCATCTTTGCTTCCTTTAGGGCTCACTGTAGGAAAAAGATCTAGGGCCCTTTgtgaatgggggtggggtggggtagctGACTtgttccctcttctctcccctcagtACATGGGCTGTGTGGAGGTCCTTCAGTCAATGCGTGCCCTGGACTTCAATACCCGGACTCAGGTCACAAGGttggtggggaggggtgtggaTTGTGGATAGTGGGGCtgtgggaaggaggagaaggaaagtgggGGTACTTTGTGTTGGTGCTAGTGATGCCTGATCTTTGAGTGGTAAGGAGGACTAAGTGAAAGTTAGGAGAGTAAGTCTTTGAAAAAGAGGCAGCTCTGGCCTAGAGCCTCCTTACCTATCCAGCCTTCGGGGTTAAGAggaaagcagcaggagcagctggTAGATGAAGCTGGAACAGAAATTCAGGGGTAGACAGAAGGTTATTGCTGCGTTGGGGAAGAGAACAGGACATTTATTTAGTAGCTAGGAAGAGGTGAGGCTATACCCATTGAGGCCTTAACCCAATCAGCCAGGAAGCGGGCTCTCAATGTCATCAAATATTAAAGGCCCTTAATTCAATCCACCACGACAAAGAGCCTGGAGTGCCCTGGGAGTCTGGCCtggccttcccttcccccagctctGTGGCAACCCCAGCTGAGCAGGAGGCTAGCTGCAAGTCTGAGTACCCCTTTTTCCCCAGGGAGGCCATCACTCTGGTATGTGAGGCTGTGCCTGGTGCTAAGGGGGCAACACGCAGGAGAAAGGTATGTGGTTGGTGGGATGCTGGGGgaatgaaagggctggggatggcaCAGGGCACGTGGGGAAGTTAAGAGGTGGAAGTATGCTTTCCTGGTGTGGGATGTCCTCAGCCTCTGAGTCTCTGGGTCCTTCCATAGCCCAGTAGCCGTCCACTCAGCTCTATCCTGGGGAGGAGTAACCTGAAATTTGCTGGAATGCCAATCACGCTTACCGTCTCTACCAGTAGCCTCAACCTCATGGCTGCAGACTGTAAACAGGTTGGTAAGGGTTCCTCAATGGGGCCGGGAAATGCTGGTAGGGTAATCCTCTGATAAGGGGAGATCCTGTGATAAGTCCAAAAGCTAGAAGAGGGGACTCGAGTAGGAAGACagtagagaaggaagaaatgaagaagacaTGAGGTCAGAAGCTAAGCGAATAAGTCTGAGACTCAGTGGTTCTGGGGTAGGGGTAGAAGGCACCCATGTGGACTTACgttcccttccttctccatctcctgcCCTACTCCTCAGATTATTGCCAACCACCACATGCAGTCTATCTCATTTGCATCCGGCGGAGACCCGGTGAGTTGGGGAACAGGGTaaaggtggggggtggtggtggaggaatTGGGAAAATACTACAGAAGTGGGGTTGCTAAGATTGAGGACTCTGAATAGGATTGGTTGTAAGGGTTAGACATAAGATGGAGCTATAAAATTGAGCTAATTGGCTTCTTCTGATTCTTTCCATCCCAGGACACAGCCGAATATGTCGCCTATGTTGCCAAAGACCCTGTGAACCAGAGAGGTGAGGTGTAATGGGGAGCATTGGGTGAGTCTGTACATGGGGTTAACTTTTCCTGCTGTTTAATGAGTGCAGTTGACAGGGGCTGAGGAGGTGGAGGGCTCCTGACCAAATCTCCTGGCAACAATGCCACCCCAAAGTTCACTGACAGCCTCCATCTGCTGTGTCCCTAGCCTGCCATATCCTGGAGTGTCCTGAAGGGCTTGCCCAGGACGTCATCAGCACCATTGGGCAGGCCTTTGAGTTACGCTTCAAACAATACCTCAGGAACCCACCCAAGCTGGTCACCCCCCATGACAGGTAAGTAGACGGGAAAGGTGCAGAGCAGCTGTTGGACCCCAGCCTGGGATTGGGAAAATAGGCTTTCTCTTCCCACGCTTGAGCTCCAAGTGGTGCccctgctttctacttcctgctaGTCTTACATTTCCTGTGGTACAGCAGGAAAGCCTTTTGAGGACAGGGCTAGCTCTTGCTCCTGTTGCCTGTGGTGGAGCTGTTGGCATATCTTTCTCTGGCTGGATGAATTTAATTACCAGCCTCTGTATAGCAggcctgtctctctttcttcttatttttccatctttattttgtgttttcttgtcTGTAGAAGCTATCAAGAATttgggctggatgctggtggctcgtgtctgtaatcctaattctcaggaggctgagacctgaggatcacagttcaaagccagcctgggcaggaaagtccatgagactcttatctccaattaagcaccataaaagcccgaagtggagctgtggctcaagtagtagagtgctagacttgagcaaaaaaacctccaaaaaccccagaacaaaacaaaactcagggacagcacccaggccctgagttcaagccccaggacaggcataaaagtttttttctttgtattgcaTCTATCTTTTGGTATATGCAATGGGACCGTAAGGGGCTTTGTATTTCCCAGAGGAAGTTTTGGGGCAAGCCTTCCATGCTACGtagcctttccctttcttcttgggAGGTAGCATAGCTATCAGAATTGTACAGTACTACCTCCTTTTAGTTGTGATGAGACTTGTCAGATCTTTTTACCATTGActcttgtctctctgggcctcctGGTCACCCCAAACTTACATCAATTtcttcacttgtcttttttttttttggccagtcctgggccttagactcagggcaggagcactgtccctggcttctttttgctcaaggctagcactctgccacttgagccacagcgccgcttctggccattttctgtatatatggtgctggggaattgaacgcagggcttcatgtatacgaggcaagcactcttgccactaggccatattcccagccccagttcactTGGTCTTATCTTTCACAGGATGGCTGGATTTGATGGCTCAGCatgggatgaggaggaagaagagccacCTGAACATCAGTACTATAATGACTTCCCAGGGAAGGAGCCCCCTCTTGGGGGGGTAGTAGATATGAGGCTTCGGGAAGGGGCTACTCCAGGGGCAGCTCGACCCACTCCACCCAGTGCCCAGACCCCCAGCCACTTGGGAGCTACACTGGTGAGTTATTTAGATAGCCGTTCCTGGGCCTAAAATGGGAGTGGCTGGCTAGGGCCTCCGGTCTCACCTCATTTTTATCCCTGAAGCCTGTAGGTCAGCCTTGTGTGGGAGATCCTGACGTCCGCAAACAGATGCTTCCTCCGCCACCTTGCCCAGGTACAAAAGAGGAGCTGAGCCAGGCAGAGCCAGGGGCACAGAAAGGGGGGACGAGTCACTGTAAGGCCTCCCTCTCCTCAGCAGGCAGAGAGCTCTTCGATGACCCCTCCTACGTCAATGTCCAGAACCTAGACAAGGCTCGGCAGGCAGCAGGAGCAGCGGGGCCCCCCAATCCTGCCATCAATGGCAGTGCACCCCGAGACCTCTTTGACATGAGTGAGTGTTCCTCTTAGTGTGTGTACATGGGggagtgtggtgtgtggtgtgtcacTACTTTTCTGTTTGGTTCCTTTTCTCCTGTATCTCTGCTCTTTCTGCCTTGGCCTCCCTTGTTGAGGGTCTGGGTTTCAGGTGAGTTTGGTGCCAGCTGCCTCTCTTAGCACTTGTTCTATATCCCCAGAACCCTTTGAAGATGCCCTCCGGGTGCCTCCACCACCCCAGTCCATGTCCATGGCTGAGCAGCTCCGAGGGGAACCCTGGTTCCATGGGAAGCTGAGCCGTAGGGAGGCTGAAGCGCTGCTCCAGCTCAATGGGGACTTCCTGGTACGAGAGAGCACAACCACTCCTGGCCAGTATGTGCTCACCGGCTTGCAGAGTGGGCAGCCCAAGCACCTGCTTCTGGTAGACCCTGAGGGTGTGGTAAGTGACAGAAATGTAGGTAGGGTGGCAGAAAGCGAGGGACAGAACCTCCTGGTGAAGCTCCTTTCGCTAATTGCTTTATAAACGTTTCCCTACTAGCAGCTCTCTGTAGGCCTTTGCTTCTTCTAGGTACCTAACATTGCCCTGAAGTGGCTTAGGGttgttttctctcctgtctcttgAGTTtgagctgtttctttttttttttttttggtgggagggtcagtcctgggcttgaactcaggacctgggcactgtccctgagcttctgtgctcaaagctggtgctctaccacttgagccatagcgccacttccggctttttctgtttatgtgatactgcagaacccagggcttcatgcatgcaaggcaagcactctaccactaagccacattcccagccctgagctgtgTTTCTTATAACCAGTATTAGACCTTAAACCCATCAGATGTGCTCACCTCCTCTTTGCCCCCCCTAGACAAGTGAGGAAACCACCACAGGGAGGATGTGATGCCCAACATCTGTTGCTCAGAGGTTGGACACCCTCAAGTTTCATCTTGTGAGAGCTAGAGCCACCTCAGCGCGCCAGACCTGGACTCAGCATCCTTTCCCCACTGTCCTTACTGtcttagtttatttctttttgttattttttctttgagattttttgtttttgtttattttttagtgctagtcttggggtttgagttcaggtttctgagcttttgtctctcaagactagcgctctaccacttgagccacagctctacttcaggcttttcttttgggtgattaattggagataagagtctcacttttctgcccaggctgtcttcaaatttcactccttagatctcagcctcctgagtaggattataggcttgagccactgatacctgattgtttcttttttgtgtgtgtagtactaagacttgaactcagggctgtgcactctcacttggctttttcactaactGTTGGCCATCTACATTGTAAGCCATGTCTCCTgtgtggctttttttcccccctttttctttttgtcagttgtgaggcttgaactcaggtcctgggcactgttcctgagctttttttgctcaaggctagtgatctatcacttTGAGCACAGCGCTGTTTCCCTCCAGTCtggctgggtttttgttgttgtttattttggccTTGCCTGGGGCATtttagggtttgggcactgtccttgagcttcttttgctccaggctagcattctacctcttgagccacagtgccacttctgactttttctatttctgtgctaaggaatggaacccagggctttgtgcaagcactttaccgctaagccacattcccagcccagtctggctatttaaaaaaaatatttaaaaattgttattattatagaggtgatgtacagaggggttacatttagtgtaagtcaggtaatgagtacatttctttttggacaatgtcaccccttcccttgctctctcccagtcagtctggcatttttgctgattaactagagatagtctcctggacttttctactGAGGTTGGTTTCAAATGGAAatcctgagcctcctgaatagctagcaagGATCACGGGTGTGAGCTGCTGATGTTCACCCCACCTTGGTTTCTTTTCTAcaataatctcagcctccttcctatactttttcttttttccttgcccTGTGTATCTTCTTTTGAGTTATGACAACTTCCTTCAGGTCAGGAAATGTTCCACTTTCCCTCAACTTCATGATTTCTGGGCTGTCTCCTTCACCTTCTCATACATCACTGATCTGCCCATTCCCCCTGCTGTGAATAGCTTCTCTTTGTAGAGAAGCCTCAATGGTCAAGGCTGAGATCCCTTCCCTCTGTTTCTCCTTTAAAAGTCCTCTTGACTGTTGCATCTTCATCATCCTTGGAGGCAGAGGTCTTCTCGGACTGTTCCTACCTAAATTGActcttctttctcatcttccCAGGTTCGGACAAAGGATCACCGCTTTGAGAGTGTCAGTCACCTCATCAGTTACCACATGGACAATCACTTGCCCATCATCTCTGCGGGCAGCGAACTGTGTCTACAGCAGCCTGTGGAGCGGAAGCTGTGATCTTTCCCAGCCTGTCTCCCAGGAGATGCCCTCCAGCCTCTTCTACCCTATTCCTTAACTCTCAGGACCTCACTTGGGATGTTTCATGGGCTGGGCCTTGAGTAGGAGGAGGGAATAGTAAGGATACTGGGTTTAGTATCCAGCTGAGAAGATTTGAGTCAGGAGCCTGGGGTAGAATCCTGTTTCTCCCCAAAACCTCACCAAAGTATTAATGTAAGAGTGGCCTCCTTGTCTAGGCCTCTCCTGTGCCAACTTGACACTCCATTTCCAAAGAAGGCCGGTGCTTGTAGTGGGAAATGTCCTGTGGTGATAGGTCCAGTGGAACAATTGCCCTTCTGGGGAAGGGGAATGAATCACACCTCTGGTCTACCCATGGACTTCAGAACACCCCTGGCCCCTCTGAACACTCCCCCTTCTATGTTAAAACTTTGTGCCTTTGACCATCTCTTAGGTCTGCAGATACTTTATGCAAAGagttctcaggctcctgaattcaAAAACAGGGGTGTTGACACTTTGGCTTCCTGGACCCTGTCCTCTCCTTGCTCAGTACCTCTATGGGTTTGGGTTGGGAGAACAAAGGCAGGAGTGGCAGCTGTCCCTCTTCTTGGGGATATGCAACTGGTATAGATTGCCTCAGAGCTCCCCTCCCAGCTGGGGTTAGTTGGACCACTCCATTGCTCAgtgcctcctgggctgggaaACCCCCTTCACCTAAGGGGTCTGTATATACATTTTGTAAGCCCACCCCCTCCCATGTTGCATGCCTGTTACATTCTACAGCCCTACCTCCTGTAGCCCTCACTGTCTCCTTCTGGGGCGGTAAGTGAATGAATTTGGGCCTCTTCTACCCTTAACTCCAAGGTGAGTTTTGTGGTGGCCAGCACAGGGGCACAGAGACTAAAGCAGTAGACAATCCAGATATTATCTGTAGAATGGGAACTGCGTGCATTTCATTTTATGTGCCTATATGTTAGGGCTGtagatttacttttacttttccaTGGCTTATTTTTTGAGCACAGAACGAAAATAGAGTACATTTATACATCTGACTTTTTGGAGCCCCTTTTACAACTATTGTCATTTTTCTCACTGTAGCCTGAACTGGcagcattatatttttattttagaagagaAACCTGGGATACATCAGTTTCACCCTAGGACTAGGCTGGGAAACAAGTTTGTGACGGCAGTGTGGCCTGTCATGTGGAGGACTTTCCACgatgggcctgtgtgccccaCAGAAGCTGTTCCGGCTCGAGGCTTGGGGATAAAGGAGAGTGGGATGTTTCAATCGtggccatcctttttttttttttttaaattttttgaatgtTTTCACAGTCTCACTTATACCAAAGGGAAATAAAGGGAAATAGCCCTCATTAAAGTCCTATTTCTTCTACCACTGCGTCGCGTCCTCTGAAAGTCTATTGTTTGCacgggggggcggtgggggatgCGTGCGGCCGAGGTGGCCCCGGGCCCACCTGGCCTCGGTGCAGGGGCACAGCCCGTGCCCGCCCGCGGGAACGCGGGGATGGCGTGGCAAGGCTGGATGCGCGCTCTCCTGCCCACGGGGAGGTcccggggaggaggaggcgggctcCGGCAGGCGGGGCTTGGGCGGGCAGCCGCTCTGGCGTCCCGGGGGCCGGCAGGGCCTCCCGGACCGGCGCCCCAGCCGGCGGCGCCGCCGGGTGGTACGGCCTGCCGTAGGGGGGGCCGCGGGCTCCGCGTCCGCACGGCGGGCGGGCTCCGGCAGGCTCCCCGTCCCGCCCCGCCTCCAGCGGGGTAGCTTCACTCCCACAGGGCCGTGGGGGGCGCGGCCGCGCGCTGCCGGCTCCCGCCCCAGGTCGGTCCCCGGGTCCCCTCCCCGCCTCGCGCGGTGGTGGTGGCCCAGTCCAGTTCCGGTTCCGGTTGCTGCGGCTCCGGGCGGGCGGCTGGCCCTGGGAGCGCGCGCTTCGCGCTCTGGCTGGGCGCCACCCCTCCGCCGCGCCGACCGCTCGCGGCAGCTCGGGGGCCCGCGCCGCCCCCGACTCCCCTTCCGGGCGATGGTGCGGCCTGAGGACGCCTCCGTCCCCCGCTGTCCCCGCTGACGCCGGTCCCCCACTCCATGGCCGCCTCGGCGCCGCCCCCACCGGACAAGCTGGAGGGAGGTGGCGGCCCCGCACCGCCCCCTGCGCCGCCCAGCACCGGGAGGAAGCAGGGCAAGGCCGGTGAGCGCGCCCGGAGAGGCCGGGGCTCCGGAGGCCTGAGACCGGGGAGccttggaggggaggggcggTCCGTGGGGCTGGAGGGAGGCTCCCGTGGAAGAGCTAGGTGGGTGTAGCCCTTAAGGGGTCGGGGGCCGGTGTCATACAGTGTTGCAGGACTTGGAGCCACCTTGGAAATAGGAGGCACTTCCAGTCAGATGGGATCACGAAATGGGGGTGTCTGTGATTTCAAGGAATACTTAGCTGAGTCCTCATTTTTCATGTGATTTGAATTAGTATTTTGTTAAATAGCCAAACGTTCATCTACTGAAGTTAGAGTAGTTTATAGGAGAGTGGGAGAAAGGAGGTGGCAGAAACCTCAGGAAAACTTGCCCATATCTGCCTTTTGCTGCTCTTTCAGGTCTGCAAATGAAGAGCCCAGA
This window contains:
- the Shc1 gene encoding SHC-transforming protein 1 isoform X2, with amino-acid sequence MDLLPPKPKYNPLRNESLSSLEEGASGSTPLEELPSPSASSLGPILPPLPGDESPTTLCSFFPRMSNLKLANPAGGRLGLKGEPGRAAQDGEGAVMLDSGPLPLLQDMNKLSGGGGRRTRVEGGQLGGEEWTRHGSFVNKPTRGWLHPNEKVMGPGVSYLVRYMGCVEVLQSMRALDFNTRTQVTREAITLVCEAVPGAKGATRRRKPSSRPLSSILGRSNLKFAGMPITLTVSTSSLNLMAADCKQIIANHHMQSISFASGGDPDTAEYVAYVAKDPVNQRACHILECPEGLAQDVISTIGQAFELRFKQYLRNPPKLVTPHDRMAGFDGSAWDEEEEEPPEHQYYNDFPGKEPPLGGVVDMRLREGATPGAARPTPPSAQTPSHLGATLPVGQPCVGDPDVRKQMLPPPPCPGRELFDDPSYVNVQNLDKARQAAGAAGPPNPAINGSAPRDLFDMKPFEDALRVPPPPQSMSMAEQLRGEPWFHGKLSRREAEALLQLNGDFLVRESTTTPGQYVLTGLQSGQPKHLLLVDPEGVVRTKDHRFESVSHLISYHMDNHLPIISAGSELCLQQPVERKL
- the Shc1 gene encoding SHC-transforming protein 1 isoform X1 — translated: MDLLPPKPKYNPLRNESLSSLEEGASGSTPLEELPSPSASSLGPILPPLPGDESPTTLCSFFPRMSNLKLANPAGGRLGLKGEPGRAAQDGEGAVMLDSGPLPLLQDMNKLSGGGGRRTRVEGGQLGGEEWTRHGSFVNKPTRGWLHPNEKVMGPGVSYLVRYMGCVEVLQSMRALDFNTRTQVTREAITLVCEAVPGAKGATRRRKPSSRPLSSILGRSNLKFAGMPITLTVSTSSLNLMAADCKQIIANHHMQSISFASGGDPDTAEYVAYVAKDPVNQRACHILECPEGLAQDVISTIGQAFELRFKQYLRNPPKLVTPHDRMAGFDGSAWDEEEEEPPEHQYYNDFPGKEPPLGGVVDMRLREGATPGAARPTPPSAQTPSHLGATLPVGQPCVGDPDVRKQMLPPPPCPAGRELFDDPSYVNVQNLDKARQAAGAAGPPNPAINGSAPRDLFDMKPFEDALRVPPPPQSMSMAEQLRGEPWFHGKLSRREAEALLQLNGDFLVRESTTTPGQYVLTGLQSGQPKHLLLVDPEGVVRTKDHRFESVSHLISYHMDNHLPIISAGSELCLQQPVERKL
- the Shc1 gene encoding SHC-transforming protein 1 isoform X3; protein product: MNKLSGGGGRRTRVEGGQLGGEEWTRHGSFVNKPTRGWLHPNEKVMGPGVSYLVRYMGCVEVLQSMRALDFNTRTQVTREAITLVCEAVPGAKGATRRRKPSSRPLSSILGRSNLKFAGMPITLTVSTSSLNLMAADCKQIIANHHMQSISFASGGDPDTAEYVAYVAKDPVNQRACHILECPEGLAQDVISTIGQAFELRFKQYLRNPPKLVTPHDRMAGFDGSAWDEEEEEPPEHQYYNDFPGKEPPLGGVVDMRLREGATPGAARPTPPSAQTPSHLGATLPVGQPCVGDPDVRKQMLPPPPCPAGRELFDDPSYVNVQNLDKARQAAGAAGPPNPAINGSAPRDLFDMKPFEDALRVPPPPQSMSMAEQLRGEPWFHGKLSRREAEALLQLNGDFLVRESTTTPGQYVLTGLQSGQPKHLLLVDPEGVVRTKDHRFESVSHLISYHMDNHLPIISAGSELCLQQPVERKL
- the Shc1 gene encoding SHC-transforming protein 1 isoform X4, with the translated sequence MNKLSGGGGRRTRVEGGQLGGEEWTRHGSFVNKPTRGWLHPNEKVMGPGVSYLVRYMGCVEVLQSMRALDFNTRTQVTREAITLVCEAVPGAKGATRRRKPSSRPLSSILGRSNLKFAGMPITLTVSTSSLNLMAADCKQIIANHHMQSISFASGGDPDTAEYVAYVAKDPVNQRACHILECPEGLAQDVISTIGQAFELRFKQYLRNPPKLVTPHDRMAGFDGSAWDEEEEEPPEHQYYNDFPGKEPPLGGVVDMRLREGATPGAARPTPPSAQTPSHLGATLPVGQPCVGDPDVRKQMLPPPPCPGRELFDDPSYVNVQNLDKARQAAGAAGPPNPAINGSAPRDLFDMKPFEDALRVPPPPQSMSMAEQLRGEPWFHGKLSRREAEALLQLNGDFLVRESTTTPGQYVLTGLQSGQPKHLLLVDPEGVVRTKDHRFESVSHLISYHMDNHLPIISAGSELCLQQPVERKL